One genomic window of Fusarium fujikuroi IMI 58289 draft genome, chromosome FFUJ_chr01 includes the following:
- a CDS encoding TY3B-TY3B protein: MARSNYGDGPNDPTGQGYDAATNSQPRQQEEHFNDSEDDQRYDAPPSFLSQRPQGRGNARPARDDESGDDNEDGFEAPQSRRHGRRSILYNPREVEEDVIQQIEQHQRILAWGVRFCRMIEEYYCIEAANTFTIWDSDTANVMRQMLSRQIFKSSIANRLVALPRARVSHLKYLPWWREECAKAYELYQFDDQNQAKLITVRRPNDTLSAPASAPRVPVPQDNMSEGSDDDSASRRHRGATVDTTQSTGDLSKKIRKETLGIFDPDNPDDKDNQGLITTSSGKTIYTDVFMFCEHLSVFKRFGEYSLTDYYVGMLSGKASAWLMSELDSPSRNRLLNLPITEFGCKLTERFKRPDTDILNELHSSRYTPKVAARGITLAQWAQRKAGLAKQIGHTQDSTIITTLFNKIDIEIQRFLTYPSENTSLTSFIRQCEQRRTTIEQFCRSNDRGDRNDQRYKSGYSSSRDKGSRSDRRSHDESSSSRRRDDYDRSKRDDRYRSDRPSRSYTDARKSDDKHGERRHDGNRNRHTHSRDNDYMRKDVKEEKKVHWERKYPVMEEEDELGPDKVDTDGDSESVCSSRSTSSEEAYLTYMTGNTSHLDGQKELFCGTCQRSFPSRAVLWEHSLARTCVKPAQLAGEQAPAKSKRCNHCRRDFLSRNRLHRHLKTGCASQMMTASESGNALQVNETTVTSANETSARAHHQPQVCEVDGNYTHLKFDAMSSPGGETVSVCADTGCGKPVISREWLQTLDHTIEQKTPVFIRGVNDKVGKPHTEWATFTFYVNGLDKNGADAGLAEYTCGAWVQDGMPSSSPRALLGNGWMAPYGINVMTTDRRLHCTSLEDFYIPFTISQLSRRVSRRVIVARPTTVPAGQTRLVPASWKEVPKGRTFMFNGCVAEASDALISSDTAPGVVIVNNSDKDITFQRKQKLGNIEECEEDEMYFSSTWKAAALALLATAGMATTGTSGGAIDVANVKISSEIDLTPEISAVATGEIVPRAINTPQVSISGMDNDYTTTNAIRDVGSAILEDIKEAELPYKQQKKNKKKQPLSKVAELLSNQPAASAATGSALPLIGEPEATVSESVPTTPYVPYQVHVQKQPNLPEIVTQDGIHIYDDGSGFARQAQDLCAKYATLWIDSGLIHVPEDKLMTVPLVDNWHEQRVSQRPYACGLKDRNLIDQIFDRLHDQKRMEWVTKPTPFAAPVFVVWRIVDGKPKGRAVVNLRALNKVTIPDSYPLPRQEDVIAALRGATHISAIDASSFFFQFGVALEHRDRFTITSHRGLERSTVAPMGFCNSPAYAQRYMDRLLRPYRSFCRAFIDDIVIFSKSAAEHARHMDTLFRLFVSKNLSISPTKSWIGYPSAQVLGFRVDALGLSTTAERVAAFAKLKFPRQLAALEQYIGATGYIRHLIPYYAKIMEPLQKRKVALLAEGRRTDKIVDGNRGKRKSYTKNTYYDPTPAEKIAFQTIQEQIASGRGLVHLDPKKRLFLQLDASIQRGFGAVLYHVKDGYIWKEGTQIPSNVVMPICFISRTLSGAETRYGPTELEMAALVWAMKRLKAHVGSSEGSLTVFTDHSATKQIVEKTTLDTTSTDRANRRLVNASIYLSEYDLRVFHIPGKKNFIPDALSRLEAPETDENVERLRPDYTALDDVCVGVESLMSQETRDKFIQGYIDDVKYLPILKMILGADDKPVDANRLNGEDAVSASKRGVPFALKDGLLYHEQTDGYLRLCVPHAMIDEILKMAHDDQHHFGTERMTRELSGLSIHNLTTRIRKHIHGCKTCCLGQTDRQQRIGNYMPIRPPVTPMHTIAIDFITDLPPVPSAGSPWAISGFDLYDQLMTVTCAASKRCLLVPGYSTYTAEDWAIALSRQLLLADWGIPKVIISDRDRKFTSAFWRKLWEVFGCKLAMTTAYHPEADGLSERRNQTVEVALRFHYIEYPLSDWSHILPALQWNLNGAHNAGTGTSAHEFIYGFKPMSALDTVTPMEDVADLPYLREVTRKEARLAMDFAAMKGKRWYDDKHRPITLKQGDRVYLRLHDGYHLPGKPSKKWSQQRTGPFLIKRVVNDLAYELEIPEQWKIHPVISIKHLVPAHANDHIDEQPGPVEGEPVDENRYEVDFIVKREVRRRGRNATPFEGFLVRWKGWGPEHDQWVKTADMDEELVESFRKKHPEQFNDEPLRKSGRKKRIPAKLA; encoded by the coding sequence ATGGCTCGATCCAATTATGGTGACGGTCCTAATGACCCTACGGGCCAAGGATATGACGCAGCAACAAACTCTCAACCACGACAACAAGAGGAGCATTTCAATGACTCTGAGGACGATCAACGTTATGATGCACCACCTTCATTCTTGTCGCAACGACCTCAAGGGCGTGGCAATGCTCGACCCGCTCGTGACGACGAGTCTGGCGACGACAATGAGGATGGATTTGAAGCTCCACAATCGCGACGACATGGACGACGATCAATCCTCTATAATCCTCGTGAAGTAGAAGAAGACGTTATTCAACAGATCGAACAACATCAGAGAATTCTGGCATGGGGAGTACGCTTCTGTCGAATGATAGAAGAGTATTACTGCATTGAGGCAGCCAATACCTTCACTATCTGGGACTCAGACACTGCGAATGTGATGCGTCAAATGCTATCTCGACAAATCTTCAAATCGTCAATAGCCAACAGACTGGTGGCACTACCTCGAGCTCGTGTCTCTCATCTTAAGTATCTTCCGTGGTGGCGAGAAGAATGTGCTAAGGCATATGAATTATATCAATTTGACGATCAAAATCAGGCAAAACTGATTACAGTGCGACGACCAAATGATACGCTTTCCGCTCCAGCTTCTGCGCCGCGAGTTCCTGTTCCTCAAGACAATATGTCGGAAGGATCCGATGATGACAGCGCCTCTCGACGACATCGAGGAGCGACGGTAGACACTACCCAATCTACAGGCGATTTGAGTAAGAAGATCCGAAAGGAGACGCTCGGCATCTTCGATCCGGACAATCCAGATGACAAGGATAACCAAGGACTTATTACTACCTCCTCAGGCAAGACTATTTACACAGATGTCTTTATGTTCTGCGAGCACCTCTCAGTATTCAAGCGATTTGGCGAATACAGTCTTACGGACTACTACGTCGGGATGCTGTCCGGCAAAGCAAGTGCTTGGCTTATGTCTGAGTTGGACAGTCCCAGTCGTAACCGACTCCTTAACCTTCCTATCACTGAGTTCGGTTGTAAGCTTACCGAGCGGTTCAAGCGTCCAGATACAGATATTCTGAACGAACTTCACTCCTCACGCTACACTCCCAAGGTCGCCGCACGTGGGATCACACTCGCCCAGTGGGCTCAGCGAAAGGCCGGTCTTGCTAAGCAGATCGGACATACGCAAGATAGCACCATCATTACAACACTGTTCAACAAGATTGACATTGAGATTCAACGATTTCTTACGTATCCCAGTGAAAACACATCACTGACAAGCTTCATTAGACAGTGTGAGCAGCGCCGAACTACAATTGAACAATTCTGTCGCTCCAACGATCGAGGGGACAGAAATGATCAGCGATACAAGTCTGGCTATTCCTCAAGCCGTGACAAAGGAAGTCGATCCGATCGACGCTCTCACGACGAGTCCTCCAGCTCACGACGACGCGATGACTACGATCGATCGAAACGAGATGACCGATACCGAAGCGACAGACCATCGCGGTCGTATACAGACGCCAGGAAGAGCGACGATAAACATGGCGAGCGCCGTCACGACGGCAATCGTAATCGACATACTCATTCGCGAGACAATGACTATATGCGTAAGGATgtcaaggaggaaaagaaggtcCATTGGGAACGGAAGTATCCtgtcatggaagaagaagatgaactcGGGCCGGACAAAGTCGACACCGATGGCGACAGCGAGAGTGTCTGCTCATCGCGATCTACATCCTCTGAAGAGGCGTATCTGACTTACATGACTGGAAACACATCTCATCTCGACGGTCAGAAGGAGCTGTTTTGCGGTACCTGTCAGCGATCCTTCCCATCCCGAGCCGTTCTTTGGGAACATAGCCTCGCCAGAACCTGCGTCAAACCAGCTCAGCTGGCTGGAGAGCAGGCACCCGCCAAGTCCAAACGGTGCAATCATTGTCGCCGGGATTTCCTGTCTCGGAACAGGCTTCATCGACATCTCAAGACCGGTTGCGCATCTCAGATGATGACGGCATCCGAGTCTGGAAACGCTCTTCAGGTTAACGAGACGACAGTCACATCCGCAAACGAGACGTCAGCGCgtgctcatcatcaaccacaGGTCTGCGAAGTCGACGGCAATTACACGCATCTCAAATTCGACGCAATGAGCTCTCCGGGAGGAGAGACAGTTTCTGTCTGTGCCGATACGGGTTGCGGGAAACCTGTCATCTCCAGAGAATGGCTTCAGACTCTGGATCATACTATCGAACAAAAGACACCTGTCTTCATCCGAGGAGTCAACGACAAAGTCGGAAAGCCTCACACTGAATGGGcaacctttaccttttacGTCAATGGTCTCGACAAGAATGGCGCAGACGCTGGGCTCGCAGAATACACTTGTGGCGCCTGGGTTCAAGATGGAATGCCGTCATCCTCTCCAAGAGCATTGCTTGGGAACGGATGGATGGCTCCTTATGGTATCAATGTCATGACAACAGATAGACGTCTTCACTGCACAAGTCTCGAAGACTTCTATATCCCATTCACCATCTCTCAGCTCTCTCGTCGAGTCAGCCGTCGCGTCATCGTGGCACGACCAACGACAGTACCTGCCGGACAGACACGTCTTGTCCCGGCATCGTGGAAGGAAGTCCCCAAGGGAAGAACGTTCATGTTCAACGGCTGCGTTGCGGAAGCCTCTGATGCGCTCATCAGCTCAGACACGGCTCCTGGCGTGGTAATCGTCAACAATTCCGATAAGGACATTACCTTTCAGAGAAAACAGAAGCTGGGAAACATCGAGGAATGTGAGGAAGACGAAATGTACTTTTCCAGTACATGGAAGGCCGCTGCCCTCGCCCTGCTGGCAACAGCCGGTATGGCGACCACAGGGACATCAGGGGGTGCTATAGATGTCGCAAACGTCAAGATCTCATCAGAGATCGATCTCACACCAGAAATCAGCGCTGTGGCAACTGGAGAGATCGTCCCTCGggctataaatactcctCAAGTCTCCATTTCTGGGATGGACAATGATTACACCACCACAAACGCAATACGAGATGTGGGAAGCGCCATCCTTGAAGACATCAAGGAAGCGGAATTGCCGTATAAACAACagaagaaaaacaagaaaaaaCAACCGCTGTCAAAGGTCGCAGAACTTCTCAGCAACCAACCAGCTGCCTCAGCGGCAACCGGCTCAGCTCTCCCTCTCATCGGGGAGCCAGAGGCGACGGTTTCAGAATCAGTGCCGACAACACCTTACGTCCCGTATCAAGTACATGTGCAGAAGCAACCCAATCTTCCCGAGATTGTAACTCAGGATGGAATTCACATCTACGACGACGGATCCGGCTTCGcacgacaagctcaagaccTCTGTGCCAAGTACGCTACTCTGTGGATCGACTCGGGACTCATTCACGTACCTGAGGACAAGCTGATGACTGTACCTCTCGTGGACAACTGGCACGAACAGAGAGTCTCCCAAAGACCTTACGCCTGTGGACTCAAGGATCGCAATCTTATCGATCAAATCTTCGACAGACTTCATGATCAGAAGCGGATGGAATGGGTCACAAAGCCCACGCCCTTTGCCGCTCCTGTATTTGTCGTCTGGAGAATCGTCGACGGCAAACCCAAAGGGAGAGCCGTAGTTAATTTGAGAGCACTGAACAAGGTAACGATTCCCGATAGCTATCCATTACCGAGACAAGAAGATGTCATCGCCGCATTGAGAGGAGCGACACACATCTCGGCGATTGATGCCTCATCGTTCTTCTTTCAGTTCGGGGTAGCACTGGAGCATCGAGACAGATTCACGATCACAAGTCATAGAGGCTTGGAAAGGTCTACTGTTGCTCCAATGGGCTTTTGCAATTCGCCGGCATACGCTCAACGCTATATGGATAGGCTTTTACGTCCGTATCGGAGTTTCTGTCGTGCCTTCATTGATGACATtgtgatcttctcaaagtctgCCGCTGAGCACGCTCGACACATGGATACTCTGTTTAGACTGTTTGTCTCGAAGAACTTGTCTATCTCTCCGACGAAGAGCTGGATTGGTTATCCAAGCGCTCAAGTGTTGGGATTTCGTGTCGACGCCCTTGGTCTCTCTACAACGGCAGAAAGAGTCGCAGCCTTTGCTAAACTGAAGTTTCCACGGcagcttgctgctcttgagcAGTATATCGGGGCTACCGGATACATTCGACATCTTATTCCCTATTACGCCAAGATCATGGAGCCTCTACAGAAGCGCAAGGTTGCGCTGTTGgcagaaggaagaagaactgACAAGATTGTTGACGGAAACAGAGGCAAAAGAAAGTCATACACCAAGAACACATACTACGATCCCACTCCAGCGGAGAAGATTGCCTTCCAGACGATTCAGGAGCAGATCGCATCTGGTCGAGGATTGGTTCATCTTGATCCCAAGAAGCGTCTTTTTCTTCAACTGGATGCCAGCATTCAGAGGGGATTCGGAGCCGTTCTCTACCACGTCAAAGATGGATACATTTGGAAGGAGGGGACACAGATCCCATCTAATGTAGTTATGCCTATCTGCTTCATCAGCCGAACTCTGTCTGGGGCTGAGACTCGATATGGACCTACAGAGCTGGAGATGGCAGCGCTCGTCTGGGCAATGAAGCGACTTAAGGCGCATGTCGGATCATCAGAGGGATCACTCACAGTCTTCACAGATCATTCAGCGACAAAGCAGATCGTGGAGAAGACAACTCTTGATACAACTAGCACCGACAGAGCCAATCGACGTCTCGTCAACGCTTCTATCTACCTCTCGGAGTATGATCTGCGTGTCTTTCACATTCCTggaaaaaagaactttatccCTGATGCTCTTAGTCGTCTTGAAGCTCCAGAGACCGATGAGAATGTTGAGAGACTTCGCCCTGACTACACCGCGCTTGATGATGTGTGTGTGGGCGTGGAATCGCTGATGTctcaagagacaagagacaaatTCATTCAAGGATACATTGACGATGTCAAGTATCTGCCTATTCTCAAGATGATTCTTGGAGCAGATGATAAGCCGGTCGACGCCAACCGACTGAACGGCGAGGACGCCGTTTCTGCTTCAAAGCGCGGCGTGCCTTTTGCTCTGAAAGACGGACTACTATATCATGAGCAAACCGACGGATATCTTCGACTCTGCGTTCCACACGCCATGATTGATGAAATCCTGAAGATGGCACACGACGATCAACATCACTTCGGCACGGAGAGAATGACAAGAGAACTGTCAGGATTGTCAATCCATAACCTGACCACAAGAATTCGCAAGCATATTCATGGATGCAAGACATGTTGTCTGGGACAGACAGATCGTCAGCAAAGAATCGGTAACTATATGCCAATTCGTCCTCCTGTCACACCAATGCATACAATCGCGATTGACTTCATCACCGATCTTCCGCCAGTCCCTTCTGCTGGGAGTCCATGGGCCATCTCAGGATTTGATCTCTACGATCAGCTTATGACGGTCACTTGCGCGGCAAGCAAACGATGTCTTCTTGTGCCTGGATACTCTACGTATACTGCTGAGGATTGGGCAATCGCGTTGTCAAGACAGCTGCTTCTTGCTGACTGGGGCATCCCCAAGGTGATCATCTCTGATCGTGACAGGAAGTTCACTTCTGCATTCTGGCGAAAGCTGTGGGAGGTGTTTGGCTGCAAGCTCGCAATGACTACTGCATATCATCCTGAAGCGGACGGTTTATCTGAACGGAGAAACCAGACGGTGGAAGTCGCGCTGCGCTTTCATTATATCGAGTATCCTCTCTCCGACTGGTCCCATATTCTTCCGGCACTTCAATGGAATCTCAACGGAGCTCACAATGCAGGAACCGGGACAAGCGCGCACGAATTCATTTATGGCTTCAAACCTATGAGCGCTCTTGACACAGTGACGCCCATGGAGGATGTCGCAGATCTTCCTTATCTTCGAGAAGTTACTCGCAAGGAAGCACGACTGGCAATGGATTTCGCGGCAATGAAAGGAAAGCGTTGGTACGACGACAAGCATCGCCCCATCACCTTGAAACAGGGAGATCGGGTATATCTACGACTTCACGATGGATATCATCTTCCCGGCAAACCTTCCAAGAAGTGGTCCCAGCAGAGAACAGGTCCTTTTCTCATTAAACGAGTCGTTAACGACTTAGCCTACGAACTGGAAATTCCAGAGCAGTGGAAGATACATCCAGTAATCTCCATCAAGCATCTCGTTCCTGCTCACGCCAATGACCACATTGACGAGCAACCTGGTCCTGTGGAGGGCGAACCAGTCGACGAGAATCGCTACGAAGTTGACTTCATCGTTAAACGGGAGGtgcgaagacgaggaagaaatGCTACACCCTTTGAAGGATTTCTCGTGCGATGGAAAGGCTGGGGTCCCGAACACGATCAGTGGGTGAAGACTGCTGATATGGATGAAGAACTGGTGGAGTCGTTCCGCAAGAAGCATCCAGAGCAGTTTAATGACGAACCACTGCGAAAAAGCGGTCGGAAGAAGCGAATTCCAGCGAAGCTCGCTTGA